One genomic segment of Pelagerythrobacter marensis includes these proteins:
- the nadB gene encoding L-aspartate oxidase, producing MNECDILVIGSGAAGLTAALALAETRRVTVLAKGSLTGGSTAWAQGGIAAVLDAGDTFDNHIRDTMVAGAGLNRRETVEFVIERAPRSIDRLVELGVPFNTEGADLHLTREGGHSHRRIVHVDDATGWAVQEALLKAAQANPNITLLPGRSCIDLITGRHGEKFSGDGRIWGAYALDEASGRVERHVARATVLAAGGAGRVYQFSTAPRGATGDGIAMAWRAGARVSNMEMMQFHPTCLYNLEVKNFLITEAVRGEGGHLLHPETGRRYMTDYDAERMELAPRDIVARANDDQIKRYGLDYVHLDISHQPPEFVRQHFPTIHEKLAGLGIDMTREPIPVVPAQHYTCGGVLIGLDARTDLPGLWAAGECTESGLHGANRLASNSLLECFVFGEAAARDILAGWDDLPAPPAIREWDESRVTDSDEEVVIKQNWTEIRRMMWNYVGIVRTTKRLERAQHRIDLLAQEIQDYYGSFRVTTDLIELRNLHQCADLIVRSALRRHESRGLHFTLDYPETDAVARDTVLVP from the coding sequence ATGAACGAATGTGACATTCTCGTCATCGGATCCGGCGCGGCCGGGCTGACGGCGGCGCTTGCGCTGGCAGAAACGCGGCGCGTGACGGTGCTGGCCAAGGGCTCGCTTACCGGGGGCAGCACCGCCTGGGCCCAGGGCGGGATCGCCGCCGTGCTGGATGCCGGCGATACCTTCGACAATCATATTCGCGACACGATGGTCGCGGGCGCCGGCCTGAACCGGCGCGAGACGGTGGAATTCGTGATCGAACGTGCGCCGCGTTCGATCGATCGGCTGGTGGAACTGGGCGTTCCCTTCAACACCGAAGGCGCCGACCTGCATCTGACGCGCGAAGGCGGCCATTCGCACCGGCGGATCGTGCACGTCGACGATGCGACCGGCTGGGCAGTGCAGGAAGCGCTGCTGAAGGCGGCGCAGGCCAATCCGAACATCACCCTGCTGCCCGGACGCAGCTGCATCGATCTGATTACCGGGCGGCACGGGGAAAAGTTTTCGGGCGATGGCCGCATCTGGGGCGCCTATGCGCTGGACGAGGCAAGCGGACGGGTCGAACGCCACGTTGCGCGCGCCACTGTCCTGGCGGCGGGCGGGGCGGGGCGTGTCTATCAGTTCTCCACCGCGCCGCGCGGCGCCACGGGGGACGGGATCGCCATGGCCTGGCGCGCCGGGGCGCGGGTTTCCAACATGGAAATGATGCAGTTCCACCCGACCTGCCTCTATAACCTGGAGGTCAAGAACTTCCTGATTACCGAGGCTGTGCGGGGCGAAGGCGGGCACCTGCTCCACCCGGAAACCGGCCGCCGCTATATGACCGATTACGATGCGGAGCGGATGGAACTGGCCCCGCGCGACATCGTGGCGCGGGCGAACGACGACCAGATCAAGCGCTACGGCCTCGATTACGTCCATCTCGATATCAGCCATCAGCCGCCCGAATTCGTGCGGCAGCACTTCCCCACGATCCACGAGAAGCTGGCCGGGCTGGGGATCGACATGACGCGCGAACCGATCCCCGTCGTCCCGGCGCAGCACTATACCTGCGGGGGCGTGCTGATCGGGCTGGATGCGCGGACCGACCTGCCGGGCCTGTGGGCGGCCGGCGAATGCACCGAAAGCGGCCTGCACGGGGCCAACCGCCTGGCGTCGAATTCGCTGCTCGAATGCTTCGTCTTCGGGGAGGCGGCGGCGCGCGATATCCTCGCCGGATGGGACGATCTGCCCGCGCCGCCCGCGATCCGCGAATGGGACGAAAGCCGCGTCACCGATTCGGACGAGGAAGTGGTCATCAAGCAGAACTGGACCGAGATCCGGCGCATGATGTGGAACTATGTCGGGATCGTGCGCACGACCAAGCGGCTGGAGCGGGCCCAGCACCGGATCGATCTGCTGGCGCAGGAGATTCAGGATTATTACGGATCGTTCCGGGTCACGACCGATCTGATCGAGCTGCGCAACCTGCACCAGTGCGCCGACCTGATCGTGCGCAGCGCCCTGCGCCGGCACGAGAGCCGCGGACTGCATTTCACCCTGGACTATCCCGAAACAGACGCGGTCGCCCGCGATACCGTACTGGTGCCGTAA
- a CDS encoding alpha/beta fold hydrolase translates to MAQITANGITLEYEDYGKPGDPPILLIMGLGAQLTLWPIELVEALVAQGFRVIRYDNRDIGLSHKFDGVKAPGILSLMLLGRIGLTPRVPYTLGDMAADAVGLLDALDIARAHVVGASMGGIIAQHVAFTRPERVLSLTSIMSTTGNRRLPPARKEALDVLTKRPDSTDEEVLVAHGMKIARTIGSPAYPPDADRLRANVTASIRRSYYPAGLQRQIAAILADGDRRARLRDVAAPTLVIHGEADPLVPLAGGQDTAAAIRGAKLQTFPGMGHDIPLDLIDPLADAIAAHVRDSQR, encoded by the coding sequence GTGGCACAGATCACCGCCAACGGCATCACGCTGGAATACGAAGATTACGGCAAGCCGGGCGATCCGCCGATCCTGCTGATCATGGGGCTGGGTGCGCAGTTGACGCTGTGGCCGATCGAACTGGTCGAGGCGCTGGTGGCGCAGGGGTTTCGCGTTATCCGATACGACAATCGCGACATCGGCCTCAGCCACAAGTTCGACGGGGTGAAGGCGCCGGGCATTCTTTCGTTGATGCTGCTCGGCCGGATCGGCCTGACGCCGCGGGTCCCCTATACCCTGGGCGACATGGCGGCCGATGCGGTCGGCCTGCTCGATGCGCTGGATATCGCGCGCGCGCATGTGGTCGGTGCCAGCATGGGCGGGATAATCGCGCAGCATGTCGCCTTCACCCGGCCCGAGCGGGTTCTGTCGTTGACCTCGATCATGTCGACCACCGGCAATCGCCGCCTGCCGCCCGCGCGCAAGGAAGCGCTCGACGTGCTGACGAAGCGCCCCGATTCGACCGACGAGGAGGTTCTCGTCGCACATGGCATGAAGATCGCGCGCACGATCGGCAGCCCGGCCTACCCGCCGGACGCAGACCGGCTGCGGGCCAACGTGACCGCGAGCATCAGGCGCAGTTACTACCCCGCCGGCCTGCAGCGCCAGATCGCCGCCATTCTGGCCGACGGTGACCGCCGCGCCCGTCTGCGCGATGTGGCGGCGCCGACACTGGTGATCCACGGGGAAGCGGACCCGCTGGTTCCGCTCGCCGGCGGGCAGGACACGGCGGCCGCGATTCGCGGGGCGAAGCTGCAGACGTTCCCCGGCATGGGGCACGATATCCCGCTGGACCTGATCGATCCGCTGGCGGATGCGATCGCCGCCCACGTCCGCGATTCGCAGCGCTGA
- a CDS encoding ribonucleoside-diphosphate reductase subunit alpha, which translates to MGLDQTGAADHAGDVATENETGPESAERKKAALKMEQADKGSEHLVDDSAGGVVADKANAALAQAVTAAAEANAEQPDSKKILDRRFVIVTDESRDANLTEFGKETLIDRYLLPGEKFQDLFARVADAYADDQDHAQRLYDYISKLWFMPATPVLSNGGTNRGLPISCYLNSVEDSLEGIVGTWNENVWLASRGGGIGTYWGHVRGIGEPVGLNGKTSGIIPFVRVMDSLTLAISQGSLRRGSAACYIDVSHPEIEEFLEIRKPSGDFNRKALNLHHGVLLTDEFMEAVRNGEEFDLKSPRDDSVRKTVDARSLFQKLVETRLATGEPYIVFSDTVNRMMPKHHRELGLKVSTSNLCSEITLPTGRDHLGEDRTAVCCLSSLNLEKWEEWEGDKQFIEDVMRFLDNVLQDYIDRAPPEMARAKYSAMRERSVGMGVMGFHSFLQRKNIGFESPMAKVWNLKMFKHINAKANEASMMLAKERGPCPDAEEMGAMERFSCKMAIAPTASISIICGGTSACIEPIPANIYTHKTLSGSFVVKNPYLEKVLREKSKDSTNVWNSILERGGSVQHLDFLTPEEKATFKTSFEIDQRWLLEFAADRTPYIDQAQSLNLFIPADVDKWDLMMLHFQAWEKGIKSLYYLRSKSVQRAGFAGGVEADNTTDAAKYELSAGGEQTDYEECLACQ; encoded by the coding sequence ATGGGACTCGATCAGACGGGGGCAGCCGATCACGCAGGCGATGTCGCGACCGAGAATGAAACCGGCCCCGAAAGCGCCGAACGCAAGAAGGCGGCATTGAAGATGGAACAGGCCGACAAGGGTAGCGAACATCTGGTGGACGATTCCGCCGGGGGCGTTGTGGCGGACAAGGCCAACGCCGCGCTGGCACAGGCCGTGACGGCTGCGGCCGAAGCCAATGCCGAACAGCCCGACAGCAAGAAGATCCTCGATCGCCGGTTCGTTATCGTGACCGACGAATCGCGCGATGCGAACCTGACCGAATTCGGCAAGGAAACGCTGATCGACCGCTATCTGTTGCCGGGCGAGAAGTTTCAGGACCTGTTCGCGCGCGTCGCCGATGCCTATGCCGACGATCAGGACCACGCGCAGCGCCTGTACGACTATATTTCGAAGCTGTGGTTCATGCCCGCAACGCCGGTTCTGTCGAACGGCGGCACCAATCGCGGCCTGCCGATTTCCTGCTATCTCAACAGTGTCGAAGACAGCCTGGAAGGGATCGTCGGCACCTGGAACGAAAACGTCTGGCTCGCCAGCCGCGGCGGCGGCATCGGCACGTACTGGGGCCACGTGCGCGGGATTGGCGAGCCGGTCGGCCTCAACGGCAAGACCAGCGGCATCATCCCCTTCGTGCGGGTGATGGACAGCCTGACGCTGGCGATTTCGCAGGGTTCGTTGCGCCGTGGTTCGGCCGCCTGCTACATCGACGTGTCGCACCCGGAGATCGAGGAATTCCTCGAAATCCGCAAACCTTCGGGCGATTTCAACCGCAAGGCGCTGAACCTGCACCACGGCGTGCTGCTGACCGATGAATTCATGGAAGCGGTCCGCAATGGCGAGGAATTCGACCTCAAGAGCCCGCGCGACGACAGCGTGCGCAAGACGGTCGATGCGCGCAGCCTGTTCCAGAAGCTGGTGGAAACCCGGCTGGCGACGGGCGAGCCCTATATCGTCTTTTCCGACACCGTGAACCGGATGATGCCCAAGCATCACCGCGAGCTGGGGCTGAAGGTTTCCACCTCCAACCTCTGTTCGGAAATCACCCTGCCGACCGGGCGCGACCACCTGGGCGAAGATCGCACCGCGGTTTGCTGCCTGTCTTCGCTCAACCTCGAAAAGTGGGAAGAGTGGGAAGGCGACAAGCAGTTCATCGAGGACGTCATGCGTTTCCTCGACAACGTGCTGCAGGATTATATCGACCGCGCCCCGCCCGAAATGGCGCGGGCGAAATATTCGGCCATGCGCGAACGCAGCGTCGGCATGGGCGTAATGGGCTTCCACTCTTTCCTGCAGCGCAAGAACATCGGTTTCGAAAGCCCGATGGCCAAAGTGTGGAACCTCAAGATGTTCAAGCACATCAACGCCAAGGCGAACGAGGCGTCGATGATGCTGGCCAAGGAACGCGGCCCCTGCCCCGATGCGGAAGAAATGGGCGCGATGGAACGCTTCAGCTGCAAGATGGCGATCGCGCCCACCGCCTCGATCTCGATCATCTGCGGCGGCACCAGCGCCTGCATCGAGCCGATCCCGGCCAATATCTACACGCACAAGACCCTGTCCGGGTCGTTCGTGGTCAAGAACCCCTATCTGGAAAAGGTCCTGCGCGAAAAGTCGAAGGATTCGACCAACGTGTGGAACTCGATCCTCGAACGGGGCGGTTCGGTCCAGCACCTCGATTTCCTGACGCCGGAAGAAAAGGCGACGTTCAAGACAAGCTTCGAGATCGATCAGCGCTGGCTGCTCGAATTCGCAGCCGACCGCACGCCCTATATCGACCAGGCGCAGTCGCTGAACCTGTTCATCCCGGCCGATGTCGACAAGTGGGACCTGATGATGCTCCACTTCCAGGCGTGGGAAAAAGGGATCAAGTCGCTGTACTATCTGCGTTCGAAATCGGTCCAGCGCGCCGGGTTCGCTGGCGGCGTGGAAGCGGACAACACCACCGACGCCGCGAAGTACGAGCTGAGCGCGGGCGGCGAGCAGACCGATTACGAGGAATGCCTGGCCTGCCAGTGA
- a CDS encoding DUF4160 domain-containing protein — protein sequence MPKVFDWRGYRFHFYSYEGSPREPIHVHVAKPGADAKFWLFPDVRLARNNGMSAREIRLLRSQIADRKAEIVEKWNAFFAE from the coding sequence GTGCCGAAAGTCTTCGACTGGCGCGGCTATCGCTTCCATTTCTACTCGTACGAGGGCAGTCCGCGCGAGCCGATCCATGTTCACGTCGCGAAGCCGGGCGCAGACGCAAAGTTCTGGCTCTTCCCCGACGTGCGTCTCGCACGAAACAATGGTATGAGTGCACGCGAGATCCGCCTGCTGCGTTCCCAGATCGCGGACCGCAAGGCAGAGATCGTGGAGAAGTGGAATGCCTTCTTTGCAGAATAG
- a CDS encoding DUF2442 domain-containing protein, with amino-acid sequence MPSLQNRVPEPKDVSFDEDSFWVHLSDGRTIGVPLAWFPRLLDASPAQREDFFLSPSGIHWDAVDEDISVEGLLMGFADRVRRPADAA; translated from the coding sequence ATGCCTTCTTTGCAGAATAGAGTTCCAGAACCGAAGGATGTCTCCTTCGACGAAGACAGCTTCTGGGTTCACTTGTCGGACGGGCGCACGATCGGTGTGCCTCTCGCCTGGTTCCCCCGGCTGCTCGATGCATCACCGGCGCAGCGTGAGGACTTCTTCCTCAGCCCCTCGGGTATTCACTGGGACGCAGTCGACGAGGACATCTCCGTCGAGGGCCTGCTGATGGGCTTCGCTGATCGTGTCAGGAGGCCGGCCGATGCGGCCTAG
- a CDS encoding DUF2171 domain-containing protein has product MFEKLRIKEHMEVADCNGQHVGTVDEVKDDAIKLTRSDSADDMHHFLSIDEIEKIDDNRIYLKQEARIPAGLGTNATQAV; this is encoded by the coding sequence ATGTTCGAGAAGCTGCGCATCAAAGAACACATGGAAGTCGCCGATTGCAATGGCCAGCACGTCGGCACGGTCGACGAAGTGAAGGACGACGCGATCAAGCTGACGCGGTCCGACAGCGCCGACGACATGCACCATTTCCTGTCGATCGACGAGATCGAGAAGATCGACGACAACCGGATCTATCTGAAACAGGAGGCCCGCATCCCCGCCGGACTGGGCACGAACGCCACACAGGCCGTGTGA
- a CDS encoding ribonucleotide-diphosphate reductase subunit beta has translation MSLLEARKTYKPFEYPWAYDFWKRQQQIHWMPEEVPLGEDCRDWAQKLSDHERNLLTQIFRFFTQADVEVQDCYHDKYARVFKPTEIKMMLAAFSNMETVHIAAYSHLLDTIGMPESEYGMFLEYEEMKAKHDYLQNFGVDSDEDIARTLAMFGGFTEGLQLFASFAMLMNFPRFNKMKGMGQIVSWSVRDESLHCEGITRLFHAFVQERDCLTKAVKEDIMDMCQKTVRLEDAFIDLAFEQGPVPGMTAKEIKHYIRYIADWRLGQLGLPAIYMVEDHPLPWLAPLLNGVEHANFFETRATEYSKGATKGNWQDVWSSFDKRQKANKGEEANDLADDGPGLFGDDAEGGSVAAE, from the coding sequence ATGTCGTTGCTAGAAGCCCGCAAGACCTACAAGCCGTTCGAATACCCGTGGGCTTACGACTTCTGGAAACGGCAACAGCAAATTCACTGGATGCCCGAGGAAGTGCCGCTGGGGGAGGATTGCCGCGACTGGGCGCAGAAGCTGTCCGATCACGAGCGTAACCTGCTCACCCAGATCTTCCGTTTCTTCACCCAGGCCGATGTCGAGGTGCAGGATTGCTACCACGACAAATATGCCCGCGTGTTCAAGCCGACCGAAATCAAGATGATGCTGGCCGCGTTCTCCAATATGGAGACGGTGCATATCGCTGCCTATTCGCACCTGCTCGACACCATCGGGATGCCCGAAAGCGAATATGGCATGTTCCTCGAATACGAGGAGATGAAGGCCAAGCACGATTATCTGCAGAACTTCGGCGTCGATAGCGACGAGGATATCGCCCGCACGCTGGCGATGTTCGGCGGCTTCACCGAAGGGCTGCAGCTTTTCGCCAGCTTCGCCATGCTGATGAACTTCCCGCGCTTCAACAAGATGAAGGGCATGGGGCAGATCGTCAGCTGGTCCGTGCGCGACGAATCGCTGCACTGCGAAGGCATCACGCGCCTGTTCCACGCATTCGTGCAGGAACGCGACTGCCTGACCAAGGCAGTCAAGGAAGACATCATGGACATGTGCCAGAAGACGGTGCGGCTGGAAGATGCCTTCATCGATCTGGCGTTCGAACAGGGTCCGGTGCCGGGGATGACGGCGAAGGAAATCAAGCACTACATCCGCTACATCGCCGACTGGCGCCTGGGCCAGCTCGGCCTGCCCGCGATCTATATGGTGGAAGACCACCCGCTCCCCTGGCTCGCCCCGCTGCTCAACGGTGTGGAGCACGCCAACTTCTTCGAAACCCGCGCGACCGAATATTCGAAAGGCGCGACCAAGGGCAACTGGCAGGATGTCTGGTCGAGCTTCGACAAGCGCCAGAAAGCCAACAAGGGCGAAGAAGCCAACGACCTCGCCGATGACGGCCCGGGCCTGTTCGGCGACGACGCGGAAGGCGGGAGTGTGGCGGCGGAGTGA
- a CDS encoding DUF4160 domain-containing protein — translation MPIISSFYGILIRMYFADHAPPHFHAAYQGHEALVRIADGQIIEGSLPNKARRIVADWAFEHRSELEANWRCGQELLPMERIPGADQDD, via the coding sequence ATGCCGATCATCTCCAGCTTCTACGGTATCCTGATCCGCATGTATTTCGCCGATCACGCGCCGCCGCATTTCCACGCCGCGTATCAGGGGCACGAAGCGTTGGTGCGGATTGCCGATGGTCAGATCATCGAAGGATCGCTGCCGAACAAGGCGCGCCGGATCGTGGCCGACTGGGCGTTCGAGCACCGAAGCGAGCTCGAGGCGAATTGGCGGTGCGGGCAAGAACTGCTACCGATGGAGCGCATTCCCGGAGCGGACCAAGATGATTAA
- a CDS encoding DUF2442 domain-containing protein codes for MIKLIRIEVCGPRALALYFSDGSHGEWSAEQILAHDTVLTRPLEREAYFRRAFIEAGALAWPNGLDFSARSLHEELARANKLKSAHAA; via the coding sequence ATGATTAAGCTCATCAGAATTGAAGTATGCGGCCCGCGTGCGCTGGCGCTCTATTTCAGCGATGGCAGCCATGGCGAGTGGTCGGCCGAGCAAATTCTTGCGCACGACACGGTGCTCACCCGTCCGTTGGAGCGAGAGGCTTACTTTCGCCGTGCCTTCATCGAAGCGGGTGCGCTCGCCTGGCCGAATGGACTCGATTTCTCCGCTCGCTCGTTGCACGAGGAACTCGCCCGCGCGAACAAGCTCAAATCTGCTCATGCTGCATAG
- a CDS encoding 8-amino-7-oxononanoate synthase, translating to MTALDTLRRDLDVLEHRGRGRRLSPRTGIDFASNDYLALAGSERLRRAVCDAAARQVPVGSGGSRLLRGNAPEHTLLEDEAARFFGTGSAVFVGSGYCANTLLFSTLPQRGDLIVYDDLVHASAREGIRLARAEVAGFPHNDVAAAADAIARWRRSGGRGTPWIAVESLYSMDGDRAPLADFAELARQADAMLLIDEAHATGVFGTDGRGLAEALDGADNVISLKTCGKALGCEGALLVGPALVREFIVNRGRQFIFSTAPSPLMAAVVRESLRALQDEPERRERLHALVAHAARGLARLGAEATDTPIQRVILGDDRRTMAAATALQDRGFDVRGIRPPTVPEGTSRLRISLTLNVTEGDVSALIAALEDVL from the coding sequence ATGACGGCACTCGATACCTTGCGGCGCGATCTCGACGTGCTTGAACACCGCGGGCGGGGGCGGCGGCTTTCCCCGCGAACGGGGATCGATTTCGCGTCCAACGACTACCTCGCCCTCGCCGGGTCGGAGCGCCTGCGCCGCGCGGTCTGCGATGCCGCCGCGCGCCAGGTCCCGGTCGGATCGGGCGGTTCGCGGCTGCTGCGCGGCAACGCGCCCGAACACACGCTGCTGGAAGACGAGGCCGCCCGGTTCTTCGGCACTGGCAGCGCGGTTTTCGTCGGCTCCGGCTATTGCGCCAATACGCTGCTGTTTTCGACCCTGCCCCAGCGCGGCGACCTGATCGTGTACGACGATCTGGTGCATGCCAGCGCGCGCGAGGGCATTCGGCTCGCGCGGGCGGAGGTGGCCGGTTTCCCGCACAACGACGTGGCCGCCGCGGCGGACGCGATTGCCCGCTGGCGCCGCAGCGGCGGGCGGGGCACGCCGTGGATCGCGGTCGAAAGCCTCTACAGCATGGATGGCGACCGGGCGCCGCTGGCCGATTTCGCCGAACTGGCGCGGCAGGCCGATGCCATGCTGCTGATCGACGAGGCCCATGCCACCGGCGTGTTCGGCACCGACGGGCGCGGCCTGGCCGAAGCGCTGGACGGGGCGGACAACGTGATCTCGCTGAAGACCTGCGGCAAGGCGTTGGGGTGCGAGGGGGCGTTGCTGGTCGGGCCGGCGCTGGTCCGCGAATTTATCGTCAACCGGGGGCGGCAGTTCATATTCTCCACCGCCCCGTCGCCGCTGATGGCCGCGGTCGTGCGGGAGAGCCTGCGCGCGCTGCAGGACGAGCCAGAGCGGCGCGAACGCTTGCACGCGCTGGTCGCCCATGCCGCGCGCGGGCTGGCCCGGCTGGGCGCCGAGGCGACCGATACGCCGATCCAGCGGGTCATCCTGGGCGACGACCGGCGAACGATGGCCGCCGCAACCGCATTGCAGGATCGCGGGTTCGACGTGCGCGGGATTCGCCCGCCGACTGTCCCCGAAGGGACGTCCCGCCTGCGCATATCGCTGACGCTCAACGTGACCGAAGGCGATGTGTCGGCGCTGATCGCGGCGCTGGAGGATGTGCTGTGA
- the bioD gene encoding dethiobiotin synthase produces MSQTVVVTGTDTDVGKTVFAAGLAAMLGADYWKPVQAGTEDGGDAASVAALGVAPGKILPEAYRLGTPCSPHRAAEIDGVEINLARLDPPRRDGALVVEGAGGALVPVTRQTLYADLFARWGCPAVVVASTRLGTINHSLLTLEALRARAVSILGVAFVGEANEDSERTICDFGKVPRLGRLPWLDPLSADSLAAAFRANFSAGDFA; encoded by the coding sequence GTGAGCCAAACCGTTGTCGTCACCGGGACCGACACCGATGTCGGCAAGACCGTATTCGCCGCCGGGCTCGCGGCCATGTTGGGGGCCGATTACTGGAAACCGGTCCAGGCCGGGACGGAGGACGGCGGCGATGCCGCGAGCGTGGCGGCGCTGGGCGTCGCGCCGGGAAAGATCCTGCCGGAAGCCTATCGCCTCGGCACCCCGTGTTCCCCCCATCGTGCGGCGGAAATCGACGGTGTCGAAATCAACCTCGCGCGGCTGGACCCGCCGCGGCGCGATGGCGCACTGGTGGTGGAGGGCGCAGGGGGCGCACTGGTGCCGGTGACGCGGCAGACGCTCTATGCCGATCTGTTCGCGCGCTGGGGATGCCCGGCCGTGGTGGTGGCCAGCACGCGGCTGGGCACGATCAACCACAGCCTGTTGACGCTGGAGGCATTGCGCGCGCGGGCCGTGTCCATTCTGGGCGTCGCCTTCGTCGGCGAGGCGAACGAGGACAGCGAACGAACGATCTGCGATTTCGGCAAAGTCCCTCGCCTGGGGCGGCTTCCCTGGCTCGATCCGCTGTCCGCCGATAGCCTGGCAGCGGCGTTTCGCGCGAATTTCAGCGCAGGGGATTTCGCATGA
- a CDS encoding adenosylmethionine--8-amino-7-oxononanoate transaminase, translating to MTGSPIWHPFTQHGLVDPIPEVVRAEGAALHTREGRRVIDAISSWWVTTHGHAHPRIAAAIAEQAARLDQIIFAGWTHEPAETVAAGLRAIMPECLTRVFFSDSGSTSVEVALKMALGYWLHRGEPRHRILVLEHGYHGDTIGAMSVGARGAFNRAYEPLLFDVETIPFPGEGREQAALDALERACSAGAAAFIVEPLILGAGGMLAYSAHTLKAMHAICVRHGVLFIADEVMTGWGRTGSLLACDQAHVSPDILCLSKGLTGGAIPLAVTMASEPVFAAHYAEDRARMFFHSSSYTANPIACAAAAANLAIWREEPVRERVADLSRRQAAALAALSDHPRASNLRHLGTIAALDIGAAEGYLSDLAPRLLRFFREHDVLLRPLGNTVYVMPPYCIGDDDLDRIYRVIACALDEV from the coding sequence ATGACCGGCTCGCCGATCTGGCACCCCTTTACCCAGCACGGCCTGGTCGACCCGATCCCCGAAGTCGTGCGGGCGGAAGGGGCAGCCTTGCACACCCGCGAAGGGCGGCGTGTGATCGATGCGATCTCGTCATGGTGGGTCACCACGCATGGCCACGCTCACCCCCGGATCGCCGCTGCCATTGCCGAACAGGCGGCGCGGCTCGACCAGATCATATTCGCCGGCTGGACGCACGAACCGGCGGAAACGGTCGCCGCCGGACTGCGCGCGATCATGCCCGAGTGCCTGACGCGCGTGTTCTTTTCCGATTCGGGATCGACCAGCGTCGAAGTCGCGCTGAAGATGGCGCTCGGCTACTGGCTCCATCGCGGGGAGCCGCGTCATCGCATTCTGGTGCTGGAACACGGTTACCACGGGGATACGATCGGCGCGATGTCGGTCGGTGCGCGGGGCGCCTTCAACCGCGCTTACGAACCGCTGCTGTTCGATGTCGAAACGATTCCCTTCCCCGGCGAAGGGCGCGAACAGGCCGCGCTGGACGCGCTGGAACGGGCGTGCAGCGCCGGTGCGGCGGCGTTTATCGTGGAGCCGCTGATTCTGGGTGCCGGCGGGATGCTGGCCTATTCCGCCCACACGCTGAAGGCCATGCACGCGATCTGCGTTCGGCACGGCGTGCTGTTCATCGCGGATGAAGTGATGACCGGGTGGGGCCGCACGGGCAGTTTGCTGGCCTGCGATCAGGCGCATGTTTCGCCGGACATTCTGTGCCTGTCGAAAGGTCTCACCGGCGGGGCGATCCCGCTCGCGGTGACGATGGCGAGCGAGCCGGTATTCGCCGCGCATTACGCCGAAGATCGCGCGCGGATGTTCTTCCATTCGTCCAGCTACACCGCCAATCCGATCGCCTGTGCCGCGGCGGCGGCGAACCTGGCGATCTGGCGGGAGGAGCCGGTGCGCGAACGTGTCGCGGACCTGTCGCGCAGGCAGGCGGCGGCGCTGGCCGCGCTATCCGATCACCCGCGCGCATCGAACCTGCGGCATCTGGGCACGATCGCCGCGCTCGATATCGGGGCCGCCGAAGGGTATCTGTCCGATCTCGCCCCCCGGCTGCTCCGTTTCTTTCGCGAGCATGACGTTCTGCTGCGCCCGCTGGGGAACACCGTCTATGTCATGCCGCCCTATTGCATCGGGGATGACGATCTGGACCGGATCTATCGGGTTATCGCCTGCGCGCTGGACGAAGTCTGA